From a region of the Pseudanabaena sp. ABRG5-3 genome:
- a CDS encoding nicotinate-nucleotide adenylyltransferase, with the protein MNIALFGTSADPPSIGHQQILQWLDNHYDRVLVWVSDNPFKTHQASLNDRLKMMDLTIAAIQPPAQTITLHPELSDPRTINTIEKAKQILPQANFTLVIGGDLVPQLPTWYRAQDLLKQVKLLVVPRQGVTIAQADVDHLVYMGTKVAIAPDSTSIPNVSSSDYRNNGNSSVIIPTVAAYIQRESLYAWQTSPAP; encoded by the coding sequence ATGAACATCGCGCTCTTTGGCACTAGTGCTGATCCGCCTAGTATTGGACATCAACAGATCTTGCAATGGTTGGATAACCATTACGATCGCGTATTAGTTTGGGTATCGGACAACCCCTTTAAAACCCATCAGGCAAGCTTAAACGATCGCCTCAAAATGATGGATCTAACCATCGCCGCTATCCAGCCACCTGCCCAAACAATTACGCTACATCCCGAACTTAGCGATCCGCGCACAATTAACACCATCGAAAAAGCCAAACAAATCCTGCCTCAGGCAAACTTTACCCTCGTTATCGGTGGGGATCTAGTGCCACAATTGCCAACTTGGTATCGCGCCCAAGATCTGCTCAAGCAAGTCAAGCTACTAGTTGTTCCCCGTCAAGGCGTGACTATTGCCCAAGCGGATGTCGATCACCTTGTGTATATGGGGACTAAAGTGGCGATCGCCCCTGACTCGACCTCGATTCCTAACGTTTCTTCGTCTGACTATCGCAACAATGGTAACAGTTCAGTCATAATACCCACAGTCGCAGCATATATCCAACGAGAGTCGCTTTACGCATGGCAGACAAGTCCCGCCCCATAG
- a CDS encoding lysophospholipid acyltransferase family protein has product MENETTPTTTKDNEKAQGGNHILYMMFKWLVVRPLLYLFYQERIYGAENVPLTGNLIVVSNHASDFDPLIVGSCMARPVAFMAKEELFEVPVLKQAITAFGAYPVKRGAGDRAAIRSAIESINKGWATGIFLEGTRTLDGKITNPKLGAAMIASKTNAPFLPVCVWGTETILPKGAKFPKLFQPVTVRIGELIPAPESGDRATLEAYTQKCADAINALHALGR; this is encoded by the coding sequence ATGGAAAACGAAACTACCCCTACGACTACCAAAGATAACGAGAAGGCTCAAGGCGGTAATCATATTTTATATATGATGTTCAAGTGGCTAGTGGTGCGTCCACTGCTGTATTTGTTTTACCAAGAACGAATTTATGGCGCTGAAAATGTACCACTAACTGGCAATCTCATCGTGGTTAGTAACCATGCCAGTGACTTTGACCCTTTGATCGTTGGTAGTTGTATGGCGCGTCCCGTTGCTTTTATGGCAAAGGAAGAATTGTTTGAAGTACCAGTGTTAAAGCAGGCGATTACAGCTTTTGGTGCTTATCCTGTGAAGCGTGGGGCAGGCGATCGCGCAGCAATTAGATCAGCGATCGAGTCAATTAATAAGGGCTGGGCGACGGGTATTTTTTTGGAAGGGACACGCACCCTTGACGGCAAGATTACAAATCCTAAACTAGGCGCAGCAATGATTGCCTCGAAAACCAATGCACCTTTTTTACCCGTATGTGTGTGGGGTACGGAGACAATTTTACCGAAAGGAGCCAAATTTCCTAAATTATTTCAGCCTGTGACGGTGCGGATTGGGGAGTTGATTCCTGCGCCAGAGTCAGGCGATCGCGCCACCCTTGAGGCATACACACAAAAATGCGCGGATGCAATTAACGCACTCCACGCATTAGGCAGATAA
- a CDS encoding rubredoxin, giving the protein MEPESINTETSDAETKPVLNITIVEASEGKEEPHRHECGVCGYIYEPSIGDTKRNIPAGTPFEEIAEDWRCPVCNTKKKSFADIGVASKPSGFTENLGYGFGVNVMTPSQKNLLIFGSLALAVIFFISLYALD; this is encoded by the coding sequence ATGGAACCCGAATCAATAAATACGGAAACCTCTGACGCAGAAACTAAACCCGTACTCAATATCACCATAGTTGAAGCCTCTGAAGGCAAAGAAGAACCCCATCGTCATGAATGTGGCGTATGTGGCTATATATATGAACCATCAATAGGTGATACCAAACGGAATATTCCTGCGGGTACACCCTTTGAAGAAATTGCCGAAGACTGGCGTTGCCCCGTCTGTAACACCAAGAAAAAATCCTTTGCAGATATTGGCGTTGCCTCCAAGCCTTCAGGATTTACCGAAAACCTTGGCTATGGCTTTGGCGTAAATGTCATGACCCCTAGCCAGAAAAACCTACTCATATTTGGATCATTGGCACTTGCCGTCATTTTCTTTATCAGTCTATACGCACTCGATTAA
- a CDS encoding type II toxin-antitoxin system VapC family toxin, with the protein MRKIFVDTSYWIAVLNPTDSLHEFANNLTLTLFPSKLVTSELILNELLNHYSGSGSRFRETTVNLISQIQEDENMEVIPITSQLFTSAFQLYAQRQDKAWSHTDCSSFCIMEELGIIEALTYDKHFEQAGFVALLRS; encoded by the coding sequence ATGCGAAAAATATTTGTTGATACAAGCTACTGGATCGCAGTTCTTAACCCTACTGATTCACTCCATGAGTTTGCTAACAATCTCACACTAACACTATTTCCATCTAAGCTAGTTACAAGTGAACTCATACTCAATGAATTGCTCAATCATTACTCAGGCAGTGGATCGCGATTTCGTGAAACCACAGTCAATCTAATTAGCCAAATTCAAGAAGACGAAAATATGGAAGTTATTCCTATAACGAGTCAACTTTTCACAAGCGCCTTTCAACTCTATGCCCAACGTCAAGACAAAGCATGGAGTCATACCGACTGCTCATCATTTTGCATCATGGAAGAACTAGGAATTATAGAAGCCCTAACTTATGACAAACATTTTGAACAAGCAGGTTTTGTTGCCTTATTAAGAAGTTAG
- a CDS encoding metal ABC transporter permease, which yields MWQWLTEPLALEFMRNAIIAGGLAGIVCPAIGCFLIVQRMALLGDVMTHTVMPGMAIAFFYKIDVAIGAFISGISSAFLIAWLRSQTRVKVDAAMALTSSSFFAIGILLISLLKIKIDLHGFLFGDILSVSQTDTIRSGVITVIVLVAIAIFYKQLLFYTFDRTGAQALGLPVNLIYLGLMAGVTLTIIASMQTMGVVLVVSLLVGPAITAYLLVKELHQMIFVGAAIGVTASAIGLYASYYLNLPSGPAIVLSVLILFLLTLVFSPSQGLLTKK from the coding sequence ATCTGGCAATGGCTCACCGAACCACTTGCCCTAGAATTTATGCGAAATGCCATCATTGCAGGTGGTTTAGCAGGAATTGTTTGCCCTGCGATCGGATGTTTCCTGATTGTGCAGCGCATGGCATTGCTAGGAGATGTGATGACCCATACTGTCATGCCGGGGATGGCGATCGCCTTTTTTTATAAAATTGATGTAGCGATCGGGGCATTTATTTCAGGGATTAGCAGCGCATTTTTAATTGCATGGTTGCGATCGCAAACTCGCGTCAAGGTTGATGCAGCAATGGCATTGACATCTTCTAGTTTCTTTGCGATCGGGATTTTGCTAATTTCCCTACTCAAAATCAAAATCGACCTACATGGCTTTTTGTTTGGCGATATTCTCAGCGTTTCTCAGACCGATACGATTCGGTCTGGAGTTATTACCGTGATCGTTCTAGTCGCGATCGCCATATTTTATAAGCAATTACTGTTTTACACCTTTGATCGCACTGGGGCGCAAGCACTAGGACTCCCTGTGAATCTGATCTATTTGGGCTTAATGGCAGGAGTCACTTTAACGATTATTGCCAGTATGCAAACGATGGGCGTAGTGTTAGTCGTCTCGCTGTTAGTGGGCCCTGCGATTACGGCTTATTTATTAGTCAAGGAATTGCATCAAATGATTTTTGTGGGCGCAGCTATAGGTGTAACAGCAAGTGCGATCGGTTTATATGCCAGTTACTATTTGAATCTGCCCTCTGGTCCTGCGATCGTTTTATCCGTCCTCATTTTGTTTTTGCTAACCCTAGTTTTTAGTCCTAGCCAAGGTTTACTTACTAAAAAATAA
- a CDS encoding type II toxin-antitoxin system VapC family toxin — protein sequence MRYLLDTCVVSDFVKGELNTSQRLKSISPENIAVSSITSMELKYGLAINPQRAVKIQPLINSFLDSVTILPFGEEEAKQTAQIRSFLKQAGTPIGAYDVLIAATAITHELILVTANVREFERIANLQIQNWRVSN from the coding sequence ATGCGATATTTACTTGATACTTGTGTAGTCAGTGACTTTGTAAAAGGTGAACTAAATACATCACAACGATTAAAGTCGATTTCTCCTGAAAATATTGCTGTTTCATCGATAACATCTATGGAACTGAAATATGGATTGGCTATCAATCCCCAAAGAGCAGTCAAAATCCAACCCCTAATCAACTCGTTTCTTGATTCAGTTACAATTTTGCCTTTTGGAGAAGAAGAAGCAAAACAAACTGCTCAAATTAGAAGCTTTCTAAAACAGGCAGGCACTCCAATAGGTGCTTATGATGTACTTATTGCCGCCACTGCCATAACGCATGAGCTAATTCTTGTAACAGCTAATGTTCGCGAATTTGAAAGAATCGCAAATCTGCAAATTCAGAACTGGCGAGTTAGCAACTGA
- a CDS encoding type II toxin-antitoxin system VapC family toxin: MIIVDTGAFVALFNRRDSAHLAAQRAFETIQEPMITTFPVITETCYFLAATVSHTAQSNFLKSFVLGAFQIFDLEPTHIDRMIVLMEKYADLPMDMADASLVVLAEQLNSGRILTVDRRDFNVYRWNNKPFENLLI, translated from the coding sequence ATGATCATAGTTGATACAGGAGCCTTTGTCGCACTATTCAATCGTCGCGATTCTGCCCATTTAGCAGCGCAAAGAGCCTTTGAAACAATTCAAGAACCAATGATTACGACATTCCCTGTCATCACCGAAACCTGTTACTTCCTAGCCGCAACAGTCAGCCATACCGCCCAATCCAACTTTCTAAAAAGCTTTGTCCTAGGAGCCTTTCAAATATTCGACCTTGAACCAACTCACATCGATCGCATGATCGTTCTCATGGAAAAATACGCAGATCTCCCAATGGATATGGCAGATGCCTCTTTAGTCGTTTTAGCAGAGCAGTTAAACAGTGGACGCATATTAACCGTCGATCGCCGTGATTTCAATGTCTATCGCTGGAATAATAAACCATTTGAGAACCTTTTGATTTAG
- a CDS encoding type II toxin-antitoxin system PemK/MazF family toxin: MKPNRGEIWMVNLEPTVGAEIRKTRPVVVISSDAIGKLPIKLIASITDWKPYFEENIWHIKIEPDSINGLSKVSAIDTLQLRGLDITRFIRQLGKLTEDLMIEITIAIALVIEYTPE, encoded by the coding sequence ATGAAACCAAATAGAGGTGAAATCTGGATGGTCAATCTTGAACCAACCGTCGGTGCAGAAATTCGCAAAACTAGACCAGTAGTTGTGATTAGCTCAGATGCGATCGGCAAATTACCAATAAAACTGATTGCTTCCATTACTGACTGGAAACCATATTTCGAGGAAAATATCTGGCATATCAAGATTGAGCCAGATAGCATCAATGGATTAAGTAAAGTCTCAGCAATTGATACGCTTCAACTAAGAGGTCTAGATATTACAAGGTTTATCCGACAACTAGGAAAACTTACTGAAGACCTAATGATAGAAATTACGATCGCGATCGCTCTAGTAATCGAATACACGCCAGAATAA
- a CDS encoding photosynthesis system II assembly factor Ycf48, translating into MKKSIKRFLSSLLVCLLLCVTLLGVAIPSASANHGNWHKVELPVAITPLDLWFDKYEPNHGWLVGTDATLLESIDGGKTWEERKLDLGDGIYRFSSISFSGNEGWITGQPALLLHTTDNGQSWSRIGLSSKLPGDPFKIVAQGRNSAEMVTDLGAIYSTQDGGQNWRALVTQAVGNARNLNRSDDGRYVAISANGNFYSTWQPGDMTWIQHNRNSSRRVQNMGYTPDNRLWMLNRGGQVQFSEVAEFDKWDKKQTPKDGGGFGLLDLAYQDQNNVWISGGSSRLLHSEDGGKTWKRDESAANAGANLYKLYFFSRDRGFVVGQNGTLLAYSPD; encoded by the coding sequence ATGAAAAAAAGCATAAAACGCTTTCTTAGCTCTTTACTTGTTTGTCTATTGCTTTGCGTGACATTGTTAGGCGTAGCGATACCCAGTGCCTCCGCAAATCATGGCAACTGGCACAAAGTAGAGCTACCTGTAGCCATCACCCCCCTTGATCTTTGGTTTGACAAATATGAACCCAATCATGGCTGGCTAGTAGGTACTGACGCTACTTTGCTCGAATCTATCGACGGCGGCAAAACTTGGGAAGAGCGCAAACTCGATCTCGGCGATGGCATCTATCGTTTCTCATCGATCAGCTTCTCTGGTAACGAAGGTTGGATTACAGGGCAACCTGCACTCCTGCTCCATACCACCGATAACGGTCAGTCTTGGTCACGCATTGGGCTTAGCTCCAAACTCCCTGGAGATCCCTTTAAGATCGTGGCTCAAGGTCGTAACTCTGCGGAAATGGTCACCGACTTAGGCGCAATTTATAGCACCCAAGATGGTGGTCAAAACTGGAGAGCCTTAGTTACTCAAGCCGTTGGTAATGCGCGTAACCTCAACCGTAGTGATGATGGTCGTTATGTAGCTATCTCGGCTAATGGCAACTTTTATTCCACATGGCAACCGGGGGATATGACTTGGATTCAGCATAATCGCAATAGCTCTCGCCGTGTGCAGAACATGGGCTACACTCCCGACAATCGCCTCTGGATGCTCAATCGTGGTGGTCAAGTTCAGTTTAGTGAAGTTGCCGAATTTGATAAATGGGACAAGAAGCAAACTCCTAAAGATGGTGGCGGTTTCGGTCTGCTCGATCTTGCCTATCAAGATCAAAATAATGTCTGGATTTCTGGCGGTAGTTCAAGATTGCTGCATAGTGAAGATGGCGGCAAAACTTGGAAGCGAGATGAGTCCGCCGCAAATGCTGGCGCAAACCTTTACAAGCTCTACTTTTTCTCTCGCGATCGCGGTTTCGTAGTTGGACAAAATGGCACATTACTAGCCTATTCTCCAGACTAA
- a CDS encoding NUDIX hydrolase: MADKSRPIAPKPLADFKVGVDNVIFSVDTEQNRLLVLLVMRQHEPYRDRWCLPGTLVRQGESLEEAAYRILSEKIRAKNLYLEQLFTFGDIGRDPREAPDSYAVRYLSVSYFALVPFSQAELIADGVSGIAWYPVKQVPELAFDHNRILEYGHRRLRNKLEYSPVAFDVLPEAFTLSDLYQLYTTVLGENFSDYSNFRTRLLKLGFLSDTGIKTSKGAGRPASLYRFDAEAFAPFKNKPMVFI, from the coding sequence ATGGCAGACAAGTCCCGCCCCATAGCCCCTAAACCCCTAGCAGACTTTAAGGTCGGTGTTGATAACGTGATCTTTTCCGTAGATACCGAGCAGAATCGTCTATTAGTGCTACTGGTGATGCGCCAACATGAACCCTATCGCGATCGCTGGTGTCTGCCCGGAACCCTCGTGCGTCAGGGTGAATCCCTTGAAGAAGCAGCCTATCGAATTCTCTCGGAAAAAATCCGCGCTAAAAATCTTTATTTAGAACAACTCTTCACCTTTGGCGACATTGGACGTGATCCTCGTGAAGCGCCAGATAGCTATGCAGTTCGTTATCTATCTGTCAGTTATTTTGCCCTAGTTCCCTTCTCTCAAGCAGAACTGATCGCCGATGGAGTTAGTGGAATTGCGTGGTATCCCGTTAAGCAAGTTCCAGAACTTGCCTTTGATCACAACCGCATTCTCGAATATGGACATCGCCGCCTTCGCAATAAATTGGAATATAGTCCTGTTGCCTTTGATGTTTTGCCTGAAGCTTTTACCCTTAGTGATCTTTATCAACTCTACACCACAGTCCTTGGCGAGAATTTCTCCGATTATTCTAATTTCCGTACTCGATTACTCAAGTTAGGATTTCTTAGTGATACGGGTATTAAAACTTCAAAAGGAGCAGGTCGTCCAGCTAGTCTCTATCGGTTTGATGCCGAAGCCTTCGCTCCATTCAAGAATAAACCGATGGTTTTTATTTAG
- a CDS encoding BolA family protein, which produces MNAIATIKATLQEKIGATIVEIEDRSDLHKHHQGRMNAPAGSGHYDAIIVAENFAGKTMMQQHRMVYAALADQMQTTIHALALKTYTPEQWQQLKN; this is translated from the coding sequence ATGAACGCGATCGCGACAATCAAAGCTACTTTACAAGAAAAAATCGGGGCAACTATTGTGGAAATCGAAGATCGTAGTGATTTGCATAAACACCATCAAGGGCGGATGAATGCCCCTGCGGGTAGTGGCCATTATGATGCGATCATCGTTGCGGAGAACTTTGCAGGTAAAACGATGATGCAGCAACATCGCATGGTTTATGCGGCTCTAGCCGATCAGATGCAAACGACAATTCATGCCCTTGCTTTAAAAACCTATACCCCAGAACAATGGCAGCAGCTTAAGAACTAG
- a CDS encoding transposase: protein MKYDREKHHRRSIRLKGYDYSSVGSYFITICTFQRECLFGTISDGEMRLNQYGKIVHSHWQNLPKYYPRLELDEFVIMPNHIHGILFLIDNDDISMNHDNSVGAGLADNFSLENQNSFSKPAPTNGLADDFAFKNKDLPDGAGLADNFALNAESINKTRPYKTSIPTETAPTKNFTTENNYGSPEIIRGFKTFFARRVNQIRHTSGIPVWQRNYYDHIIRDETSLKKIRQYIQTNPRLWQVDQLHPNNREDRTEAIRFGKTKYF, encoded by the coding sequence ATGAAATACGATCGCGAAAAACACCATCGTCGCTCTATTCGGCTCAAAGGATACGACTATTCATCTGTAGGTAGTTATTTCATCACCATTTGTACTTTTCAACGAGAATGCCTATTTGGAACAATTAGCGATGGAGAAATGCGGTTAAATCAATATGGAAAAATCGTGCATTCTCATTGGCAAAACCTACCTAAATACTATCCTAGATTGGAATTAGATGAATTTGTCATAATGCCTAACCACATTCACGGCATTCTATTTTTGATAGATAACGATGATATTTCTATGAATCACGACAATTCTGTAGGGGCGGGTTTAGCAGACAATTTTAGCCTTGAGAACCAAAATTCATTTTCAAAACCCGCCCCTACAAACGGTTTAGCAGATGATTTTGCATTTAAAAACAAAGATTTACCCGATGGGGCGGGTTTAGCAGATAATTTTGCGCTGAATGCAGAATCTATCAACAAAACCCGCCCCTACAAAACCTCGATTCCTACAGAAACCGCCCCTACAAAGAATTTTACAACAGAGAACAATTATGGGAGCCCAGAAATTATTCGAGGATTTAAAACATTCTTTGCTCGTCGCGTTAACCAAATCCGTCACACATCAGGAATTCCCGTATGGCAGCGCAATTATTACGACCATATCATTCGTGATGAAACATCATTAAAAAAGATTCGCCAGTACATCCAAACAAATCCAAGATTATGGCAAGTTGATCAGCTACATCCCAACAATCGAGAAGATAGAACAGAAGCAATCCGCTTCGGTAAAACTAAGTACTTCTAG